AGTTGATGAACTGCCAGCGGTTGGCCTGCATCTGCTGGCGGAAGAAACGGTTGAGCTCCCACTTGTCGGCGCGGCCTTTATACGTGTGCTCGAGATACCGCGCCGAGCCGGCGCCGAACTCCAGGGTCTGCTTTTCCTTGATCTTGAACCCCATCGGGACGGGCACGTCGGCGATGGGCGAGGTCGCCAGGGGAATCAGATCCGGAACGAGCACCGCGTCGTCGAGCCTGCCGTCGTCGTCGGTAGGCGACATCGTCGCTTCGGTGGTAGTGGTGCTGCTGCAACCGGCCAGCCAGATAATGGCGGCAAAGGCCGCCACGCTTGCGAGCATCCATGTGCGGTTCATGACCAGTCTCCATACGTCCGCCCCCCAAGGGGCGCTTTATCGTTATCGGCCGAAGCTTCGCGACAGGATTACAGATTCCGGCGCTTGTGCGGCTCAAGAAGAAACTTACCACAGAGGCACAGAGAAAGCAGAGGTGGGAACGAAGACAAAACGAAGACAGGAAACTTTCCGGGTCGAATCTTGTTTTATCCCCTCGGCTTTTCTCGTTGTCTCTGTGGTAGGTTTTGCTTTTCTCCCGCCGGGGTGTAGGACAGGATTCCAGATTCCGGCGCTTGTAAATCGGGCGGCGGAGTTATATTCTGTTGCCTTTTCCGGACAATACAGGGCACGGAGACAAAGCGTGGTCGTTGTCGTCAACCTGTTTGACATTATTGAGGGCAAGGAAAAGCAGTACGCCGAGTACCTGCGGCGCGTGCAGCCGATCTTGGACCGCTACGGGGCTTCGGTCGTGCTGTACGGCCTGACGCGCATGGTCTACATGGGCGGCTGTACGCAGCGGTACTGCGGGCTGATCCAGTACAAGAGCCTGGCCGATCTGCGGAAGCTCTCGCAT
This portion of the Planctomycetaceae bacterium genome encodes:
- a CDS encoding DUF1330 domain-containing protein codes for the protein MVVVVNLFDIIEGKEKQYAEYLRRVQPILDRYGASVVLYGLTRMVYMGGCTQRYCGLIQYKSLADLRKLSHDPEFLEIRPLRDNSTKNYVLTAVENFETMNHAVEYLSNGGGQ